The Triticum urartu cultivar G1812 unplaced genomic scaffold, Tu2.1 TuUngrouped_contig_2637, whole genome shotgun sequence genome contains a region encoding:
- the LOC125527029 gene encoding uncharacterized protein LOC125527029: MGQHPSCLISSLSLYVHPAAKGVGVTHGPSAEMNHVKSALLSGHRPHRLAAAAPQQLAATASFHSTPPLQRKRKTQWQHRFNFYAKRRRNRDTKRTMIRNMSEYAEQLFNSWRDEDEKKDASSGPSWFRGHRWVRDSRNNGFRPHEFFYDTVKSRGGFEFCTSDDDDEPETVFRNAFRGNQHTYYWSFESDDFPRRNSRRSHSESSGHWSYETDDEGEISTQTEVSVARQALGLSTSGPLKLEDVKSAYRTCALRWHPDRHHGSSKATAEEKFKRCSAAYQTLCDSLATA; the protein is encoded by the exons ATGGGCCAGCATCCTAGTTGCCtcatctcctctctatctctctatGTCCACCCTGCAGCGAAAGGTGTGGGTGTGACGCACGGCCCATCCGCCGAGATGAACCACGTCAAGTCGGCTCTTCTCTCAGGCCACCGCCCGCACCGTCTCGCGGCGGCGGCGCCGCAGCAGCTGGCGGCCACCGCGTCGTTCCACTCCACGCCTCCCCTGCAGCGGAAGCGCAAGACCCAGTGGCAGCAC AGGTTCAATTTTTATGCAAAACGCAGGAGAAATAGAGACACAAAAAGAACAATGATACGGAATATGTCTGAGTATGCGGAGCAGCTCTTCAAT AGTTGGCGTGATGAAGATGAGAAAAAAGACGCATCTAGTGGACCTTCATGGTTTAGAGGACATCGTTGGGTCAGAGATTCGAGGAATAATGGTTTCCGTCCACATGAGTTTTTTTACGATACTGTCAAAAGCAGGG GGGGATTTGAGTTTTGCACaagcgatgatgatgatgaaccaGAGACTGTTTTTCGCAATGCTTTTCGTGGGAACCAGCACACATATTATTGGTCTTTTGAATCTGATGATTTTCCAAGGAGGAATTCAAGACGTTCTCATTCAGAAAGTTCCGGACACTGGAGTTATGAAACAGACGACGAGGGCGAAATATCCACCCAGACAGAGGTATCTGTGGCGCGTCAGGCTCTTGGATTGAGTACTTCTGGCCCACTAAAACTCGAAGATGTTAAAAGCGC ATACCGGACGTGTGCACTTAGATGGCATCCAGATCGTCATCATGGCTCATCGAAG GCTACTGCAGAGGAGAAATTCAAACGTTGCAGTGCAGCATACCAGACTCTGTGTGATAGTTTGGCTACTGCATAA